The Flavobacteriales bacterium region GAAGGCACGCTGGAAGAGAACTTCCCGGTTCCCGGCAGCACTGCCTCGGTGCAGGATATGGATGGAGATGGTCGGATGGATCTCATCGTTCTAGATGCCAACGGCATTCTATATCGCTATGCCTTGGATTGAAGCCTTTTGCCCTCCCTTGGATCAGGGTTTTCCATTGCTCTAGGAAACGTTTTGTCCATTTTTTGTTTCCCTCTACAGTGCGATTGTTTATGTTCGCGCTCCCAATGGTAGAACAAAAAGAAGAACAGCTGATATTCAGGGCCTTAGGTGTATTCATGCGTTTCGGAATCAAGTCCGTCACCATGGATGATATGGCCAAGAAACTGGGTGTCTCCAAAAAGACACTGTACCTCTACGTTCGCGATAAAGATGAATTGGTGAGGAAGTGCCTGCAGCTGCGCTGTGACATGGAGTGCCAGCACATAGATGTGATCACTGAGAGAGACCTCAATGCCATAGATGAGATGTTCGAGATCAGTCAATTCATCTCTAGCATGTTGCGTGAACTCCATCCGAGTATCCACTATGACCTGGAAAAGTACCATT contains the following coding sequences:
- a CDS encoding TetR/AcrR family transcriptional regulator — its product is MFALPMVEQKEEQLIFRALGVFMRFGIKSVTMDDMAKKLGVSKKTLYLYVRDKDELVRKCLQLRCDMECQHIDVITERDLNAIDEMFEISQFISSMLRELHPSIHYDLEKYHSESFSQVMEQHMKHVYRVMSSNLKKGMEEGLYRDDLNVDVITKIYIRKVDVVFDAEVFPPEEISFEEVYKIMFRYHILGVASHKGIAYFDQQYDQHKQLAL